In Candidatus Zixiibacteriota bacterium, the following are encoded in one genomic region:
- the nifJ gene encoding pyruvate:ferredoxin (flavodoxin) oxidoreductase: MINIDGNMAAAYVAHATNEICAIYPITPSSAMGEIADAKSAAGEKNIWGTIPIISELQSEGGASGAVHGALSAGALTTTFTASQGLLLMIPNMFKIAGELTPTAFHVSARAVASHALSIFGDHSDVMATRSTGFGLICSGSIQEVSDIALIAQAATLESRVPFVHFFDGFRTSHEVQKVIEISKDEMRKMIPDDLINAHRLRALSPDRPTLKGSSQNPDVFFQARETVNQFYLAAPDIVQKHMDRFAEVTGRTYKLFDYFGDPNAENVIIMMGSGAECMHETIDYLNEHGESVGMIKVRLYRPFSVEAFAESLPATVKRISVLDRTKEPGAVGEPLYVDVHAALNEAISLGITKFKSLPMVVGGRYGLGSKEFNPAHAKAVIDNLASRSPKNHFTIAINDDVTHTSLDFDPDFSVTPDDVFRGMFFGLGADGTVGANKNSIKIIGDNTDSYAQGYFVYDSKKAGAVTISHVRFGKDPIRSPYLIDRANFVACHNFSFLEKFDMLGNIVNGGTFLLTSQYDKDKVWDKLPYEVQESIVNKKLKFYVIDGIGLARKLGLGARINMIMQTAFFMISSILPKDKAVAAIKDAIRKTYGSKGENVVKMNFSAVDTALENVVEVAVPDKPTSKTKRPPIVPADSPEFVKTVVSQIMLNNGDELPVSSMPNDGTFPTATTQYEKRNIAVEIPVWDEDICTQCGQCVLICPHAAIRMKAYDPKNLDGAPSTFKSADARTSAFEGLKYTVQVAPEDCTGCNLCVFVCPAHKKGADGKLTDERALKMMPQPPLRKSERDNYSFFQSIPETDPALYNVATIKGSQFVRPLFEYSGACAGCGETPYVKLLTQMFGDRLMIGNATGCSSIYGGNLPTTPYAKRADGRGPTWSNSLFEDNAEFAFGMRLSVDKLNEHARELLAELLPELANDIIAADQSTQEGIEAQRARVDAVRAALKGKNDDRSLRLLSIADYLVKKSVWALGGDGWAYDIGYGGLDHVMASGKNVNVLVLDTEVYSNTGGQMSKSTPRGATAQFAAAGKSLPKKDLGMMMATYGNVYVARVAMGSNPTQTVKAFMEAEAYDGPSIIIAYSHCIAHGIDMTKATDAQKRAVQSAHWILFRFNPDLIAQGKRPFLLDSKPPKIKYEEYAYAENRFRALRKIDPERAARLLKLSQEDVNMRFKMYQQMAEMDYVDTPDA; this comes from the coding sequence ATGATCAACATAGACGGCAACATGGCGGCGGCATACGTTGCGCATGCAACAAACGAAATCTGTGCGATTTATCCAATCACGCCCTCCTCTGCGATGGGAGAGATAGCGGATGCCAAGTCGGCTGCTGGAGAGAAGAATATTTGGGGGACGATTCCGATTATATCTGAGCTTCAATCTGAGGGTGGCGCCTCTGGCGCGGTCCACGGTGCGCTGTCGGCCGGTGCCCTGACTACGACGTTTACTGCGTCACAGGGCCTGTTGCTGATGATCCCGAACATGTTCAAGATTGCCGGCGAGCTTACGCCAACAGCATTTCATGTCTCGGCTCGCGCAGTGGCATCACACGCTCTCTCAATCTTCGGCGATCATTCTGATGTCATGGCGACTCGTAGCACCGGATTTGGGCTGATATGTTCCGGTTCGATTCAGGAGGTCTCCGACATAGCACTGATAGCTCAGGCTGCAACATTGGAAAGCCGCGTACCCTTCGTGCACTTCTTTGACGGTTTCAGGACATCACATGAGGTCCAGAAGGTTATCGAAATCTCGAAGGATGAAATGCGCAAGATGATTCCGGATGATCTGATAAACGCTCACCGCTTGCGGGCGCTTTCACCCGACAGACCGACACTTAAGGGTTCTTCGCAGAATCCGGACGTGTTCTTCCAGGCGAGAGAGACAGTCAACCAGTTCTATCTTGCTGCCCCGGATATCGTCCAGAAGCACATGGACAGATTCGCAGAGGTTACGGGTCGAACATACAAATTGTTCGACTACTTCGGCGATCCGAACGCAGAAAACGTGATCATCATGATGGGTTCCGGCGCAGAGTGCATGCATGAGACAATCGATTATCTCAATGAGCACGGCGAGTCTGTTGGAATGATCAAAGTGAGGCTCTATCGTCCGTTCTCTGTTGAGGCATTTGCAGAGTCGCTTCCGGCCACGGTCAAACGAATCTCCGTTCTTGACAGAACGAAGGAGCCCGGCGCTGTTGGCGAACCGCTCTACGTTGATGTCCATGCGGCACTGAACGAGGCGATATCGCTGGGAATAACTAAGTTCAAATCACTACCTATGGTTGTGGGAGGCAGATATGGTCTTGGATCGAAGGAGTTCAATCCGGCTCATGCCAAAGCTGTCATTGACAATCTTGCTTCCAGGTCGCCGAAGAATCACTTCACGATCGCAATCAACGACGATGTGACGCACACCAGTCTCGACTTCGACCCTGACTTCAGTGTGACTCCGGATGATGTGTTCCGTGGCATGTTCTTTGGGCTTGGCGCTGACGGGACTGTCGGTGCAAACAAGAACTCCATTAAGATAATCGGCGACAACACGGACAGCTACGCACAAGGGTACTTCGTGTACGATTCCAAGAAGGCCGGAGCTGTCACTATATCTCATGTCAGATTCGGGAAAGATCCCATCCGCAGTCCGTATCTCATCGACAGAGCGAATTTCGTCGCCTGTCACAATTTCTCATTCCTCGAGAAATTCGACATGCTCGGAAATATCGTGAATGGCGGCACGTTCCTTCTCACAAGCCAGTATGATAAGGATAAAGTCTGGGACAAGCTTCCTTATGAAGTCCAGGAATCAATAGTCAATAAGAAGCTCAAATTCTATGTCATCGATGGTATCGGATTGGCCAGAAAGCTAGGCCTGGGAGCAAGGATAAACATGATCATGCAGACAGCTTTCTTCATGATATCGAGTATCCTTCCGAAAGACAAAGCTGTTGCCGCAATCAAAGACGCCATCCGCAAGACCTACGGCAGCAAGGGTGAAAACGTCGTTAAGATGAACTTCTCAGCGGTGGACACCGCTCTTGAGAACGTAGTCGAAGTTGCGGTCCCGGACAAACCGACGAGCAAGACGAAGAGACCTCCGATCGTTCCTGCCGACTCGCCGGAATTCGTGAAGACGGTTGTCTCACAGATCATGCTGAACAATGGCGACGAACTGCCGGTGTCTTCTATGCCGAACGACGGAACGTTTCCGACCGCCACGACTCAATACGAGAAGCGGAATATCGCGGTCGAAATTCCAGTCTGGGATGAAGATATTTGCACGCAGTGCGGCCAATGTGTTCTGATCTGTCCTCACGCGGCAATCCGGATGAAAGCCTATGATCCCAAGAATCTCGATGGGGCACCATCGACGTTCAAGTCGGCAGATGCGCGGACTTCGGCGTTTGAGGGACTGAAGTACACTGTGCAGGTTGCCCCCGAGGACTGCACCGGCTGTAATCTCTGCGTCTTTGTCTGCCCGGCACACAAGAAGGGCGCCGACGGCAAGCTCACCGATGAGAGAGCATTGAAAATGATGCCGCAACCACCGTTGCGTAAATCCGAAAGAGACAACTACTCATTCTTCCAGAGCATTCCTGAGACCGATCCCGCTCTTTATAACGTAGCGACGATCAAGGGAAGTCAGTTTGTCAGACCACTCTTCGAGTACTCGGGTGCATGCGCAGGTTGTGGCGAAACACCATATGTCAAGCTGCTGACACAGATGTTTGGTGATCGCCTGATGATCGGCAACGCGACAGGATGTTCATCGATCTACGGTGGCAATCTACCGACGACACCGTACGCCAAGCGGGCAGATGGCCGCGGTCCTACATGGTCCAACTCCTTATTCGAGGACAATGCCGAGTTTGCATTCGGTATGCGGCTTTCGGTCGACAAATTGAATGAGCATGCAAGGGAACTTCTTGCAGAGTTGCTTCCGGAATTGGCTAATGACATTATCGCAGCCGATCAATCGACGCAGGAAGGTATCGAAGCGCAGAGAGCGCGAGTTGACGCGGTCAGGGCGGCTCTTAAGGGCAAGAATGACGATCGTTCATTGAGGCTGTTATCGATAGCCGACTATCTCGTCAAGAAGTCCGTATGGGCACTGGGCGGAGATGGCTGGGCATACGACATAGGATACGGCGGCCTGGATCATGTGATGGCATCGGGTAAAAATGTGAATGTCCTCGTGCTCGACACCGAGGTCTATTCGAATACCGGTGGTCAGATGTCGAAATCGACACCTCGCGGCGCAACGGCTCAGTTCGCTGCTGCGGGAAAGTCACTTCCGAAGAAAGACCTTGGCATGATGATGGCGACCTATGGCAACGTATATGTCGCGCGTGTTGCGATGGGATCAAATCCGACGCAGACAGTCAAGGCATTTATGGAAGCTGAGGCCTATGACGGGCCGTCCATTATAATCGCCTACTCGCACTGCATAGCTCACGGCATTGACATGACTAAAGCCACTGATGCTCAGAAGCGGGCCGTCCAGTCCGCACATTGGATTCTGTTCCGCTTCAATCCGGATCTTATCGCACAGGGTAAGCGGCCATTTTTACTCGACAGCAAACCTCCGAAGATCAAGTATGAAGAGTACGCATATGCCGAGAACAGATTCCGTGCATTGCGCAAAATCGATCCTGAGCGTGCAGCAAGGCTCCTAAAGCTGTCGCAGGAAGATGTCAACATGAGATTCAAGATGTATCAGCAGATGGCCGAGATGGATTATGTCGATACGCCGGATGCCTAA
- a CDS encoding leucyl aminopeptidase produces MKFVSRHLTVEAPGSELAVFYAFEGKFSANTHLKDADVWFDGYFSNLFSLEQFSGKANETAQVFPKDGIPVKKILLVGLGKKSDLKPEAVREYGGTIGKSLKDFKAETCTVFLPEAKSSVISAVQIGQTVTEGILLGSHTITEYKSDPKPDKLPTEICLSPSAKGMVAAVDKGGAIGEITAWAQNTTRELVSQPAMFLTPTKLAKYAEQFAAEYGFKCKVLSTPDIKKLKMGCLLAVNAGSDQPPKFIVLEYVGPKAHKRKVCLVGKGITFDSGGYSLKDAVNMLDMKGDMAGSACVLTSIAAAARLKLPVHVIGLIPTTENLVSGKGYKPGDILTSYNGKTIEITNTDAEGRLILADGLGYADTFKPDALIDIATLTGAAKIALGYTGAAYFSNDDRLAKKVENAADTSCEKVWRMPLWEGYQEYIKSDLADIKNSAGRAGSLCTSAAFLANFVGNNKWVHIDIAGVDVDVKGGSYVKKGSSGLGARLLIDFLRSW; encoded by the coding sequence ATGAAGTTTGTGTCGCGACACCTGACAGTTGAAGCACCCGGGAGTGAACTCGCTGTATTCTATGCCTTTGAAGGGAAGTTTTCAGCCAACACTCACCTCAAGGATGCGGATGTGTGGTTTGATGGATACTTCTCCAATCTCTTTTCTCTGGAGCAGTTTTCGGGAAAGGCTAATGAGACAGCACAGGTGTTTCCCAAGGATGGTATCCCTGTCAAGAAGATTCTTTTGGTAGGACTCGGGAAGAAAAGTGATCTCAAACCGGAAGCAGTCAGAGAGTACGGCGGAACCATCGGCAAATCTCTCAAGGATTTCAAGGCCGAAACGTGCACGGTGTTTCTTCCGGAAGCTAAGTCGTCGGTGATTTCTGCGGTACAGATTGGTCAGACGGTGACAGAAGGCATACTACTTGGATCACACACGATAACTGAATACAAATCTGATCCGAAGCCGGATAAGCTACCGACCGAAATCTGTCTCAGTCCGTCAGCCAAAGGCATGGTTGCGGCGGTCGACAAGGGGGGAGCGATCGGCGAAATCACCGCCTGGGCGCAGAATACCACGCGTGAACTGGTCTCCCAGCCTGCAATGTTTCTCACACCAACCAAGCTGGCAAAATACGCTGAGCAATTCGCCGCAGAGTATGGCTTCAAGTGCAAAGTGCTCTCTACTCCTGATATCAAGAAGCTCAAGATGGGCTGCCTTCTGGCTGTGAACGCCGGTTCTGATCAACCGCCTAAATTCATCGTGCTCGAATATGTCGGACCGAAGGCGCACAAACGCAAAGTCTGTCTCGTTGGAAAAGGTATCACTTTTGATTCGGGCGGTTACTCGCTCAAAGATGCAGTGAACATGCTCGACATGAAGGGCGACATGGCCGGCTCAGCGTGCGTGTTGACGTCGATTGCTGCCGCTGCAAGGCTCAAACTGCCGGTGCATGTGATCGGACTCATTCCGACCACTGAGAATCTTGTTTCCGGCAAAGGCTACAAGCCGGGAGATATCCTCACCTCCTACAACGGCAAGACTATCGAGATTACGAATACCGACGCTGAGGGGCGGCTGATTCTCGCAGATGGACTCGGATATGCCGATACGTTCAAGCCGGACGCTCTAATCGATATCGCAACGCTCACTGGTGCGGCAAAGATCGCTCTCGGATACACCGGCGCGGCCTACTTCTCGAACGATGACCGGCTGGCGAAAAAGGTCGAGAATGCCGCTGACACGAGTTGCGAGAAAGTGTGGAGGATGCCGCTCTGGGAAGGCTACCAGGAATATATCAAATCGGATCTGGCCGATATCAAGAACTCCGCAGGGCGTGCGGGTTCACTCTGCACATCGGCAGCGTTTCTTGCGAACTTCGTCGGCAACAACAAATGGGTGCACATTGACATCGCCGGTGTCGACGTCGATGTCAAAGGTGGCAGCTATGTCAAGAAAGGCTCATCGGGACTCGGAGCACGTTTGTTGATTGATTTTCTGCGAAGCTGGTAG
- a CDS encoding HDOD domain-containing protein produces MTDINQQTDITAHLDKMDEMLALPQVLVEILHMVDNEQTTASKLATVVMHDPNMTAKLLRMANSSFYSRGKEITTVKQAILILGVSMVKCLALSTSIFQSEALIDEDKSFDIRDLYSHCLGTAIAAKFIAEEAGFSRPEEAFTAGLLHDLGHLFLLKVYPDHHMKLLLKHQFDQDLPVREREAYGIDHAELGGLIAAKWHLPQCFRSAIENHHCNVSVDSVMQLDKLDLVVLFADFLAGRIYSDSEQNIESSLEALSVLTDALGLKPSTAGEVSFKLLNDIMMAAEFLGVDIGDPLKVLQKANRRLFEAYATVEDLFRERRELSRRIIQEEHRIGAMRCKDIAIATLSHYINNAATIISGRTQLLQLMLKSDQLEDPDRKLDSALQIIDEALLKIMAVLAELKSLSSLDDLKFYNDSDAINIDESIQRRMDKMAVQGMEIFDETQPDREIASPTEPSR; encoded by the coding sequence ATGACAGACATCAATCAGCAGACAGACATAACTGCTCATCTTGATAAGATGGATGAGATGCTCGCCCTTCCTCAAGTGTTGGTCGAGATTCTTCACATGGTCGACAATGAGCAGACGACGGCCAGCAAGCTCGCAACAGTAGTCATGCATGATCCCAATATGACCGCGAAGCTGCTCCGGATGGCCAACTCGAGCTTCTACAGTCGGGGCAAAGAAATTACAACTGTCAAGCAGGCAATTCTGATATTGGGAGTATCGATGGTGAAGTGTCTGGCGTTATCCACATCGATTTTCCAGTCCGAAGCACTGATTGATGAAGACAAGAGCTTTGACATTCGCGATCTTTACAGCCACTGTCTCGGTACCGCGATCGCCGCCAAATTCATTGCGGAAGAGGCGGGGTTTAGTCGCCCTGAAGAAGCGTTTACTGCAGGGCTTCTTCACGATCTGGGACATCTGTTCCTTCTCAAGGTATATCCCGATCATCACATGAAGCTGCTGCTGAAGCATCAGTTCGACCAGGATCTTCCGGTACGAGAGAGAGAGGCCTATGGCATCGACCATGCCGAGCTTGGCGGTCTGATAGCAGCCAAGTGGCATCTTCCGCAGTGCTTCAGAAGCGCGATCGAGAATCACCACTGCAATGTGAGCGTCGACAGCGTTATGCAGTTGGATAAGCTCGATCTCGTCGTACTGTTTGCTGACTTTCTTGCCGGGAGAATTTACTCCGATTCTGAACAGAATATCGAGTCGAGTCTTGAAGCCCTCAGCGTGTTGACAGATGCACTCGGACTGAAACCCAGCACCGCAGGCGAGGTCAGCTTCAAGCTGCTGAACGATATCATGATGGCTGCGGAATTTCTCGGTGTCGATATCGGTGATCCTTTAAAGGTGCTACAGAAAGCCAATCGCAGATTGTTCGAGGCCTATGCCACTGTGGAAGATCTTTTCAGAGAGCGCCGTGAGCTGTCTCGCCGTATCATCCAGGAAGAGCACCGCATCGGTGCGATGCGGTGCAAGGACATTGCAATTGCAACGCTGTCGCACTATATAAACAATGCAGCCACCATAATATCGGGACGAACCCAATTGCTGCAGCTCATGCTCAAATCGGATCAACTTGAGGATCCCGACCGTAAGCTCGATAGCGCACTTCAGATCATTGACGAAGCTCTTCTGAAGATCATGGCTGTGCTTGCCGAACTGAAATCACTCAGTTCACTGGATGATCTCAAATTCTACAACGATTCCGATGCAATCAACATAGATGAGAGCATCCAGCGAAGAATGGACAAGATGGCCGTGCAGGGTATGGAGATCTTCGATGAGACCCAGCCAGATCGTGAAATTGCTTCCCCCACAGAGCCTTCCAGATAA
- a CDS encoding response regulator: MTSLPLWMGSVLTALVIVSLLAFSDRFSRYGLAGWKTALLGMVLIFLSFLARAVLSIDSFAELFMRGIPEFVAQIADIVVAVGATIVAMSVFVAVRRLAIDKESDKQKESQLQFLDNLKNIIFEPYSLVEVLNFSLNEISHTLDNCGGAIFIYNPSARDLYLSSSIALDQALERNLERISIGGDIISRTQKMSRSHAVGKMTNSDKATQALLAGRSVDSALTAPLMSRNGPVGVIAIFGQQPYQFSRRESEILCSAANLLGPVIASFRMEREIRRLNDRVDSTVEKSRRQLEIIGELGGKNSKLENIGILLEHAEEIVHGDGSLLAVRAADGKWKIIRSTDDSTFDVDISENFARHFDKAVSNGKPMIVKSTFKNGAQSRFLVFPVETGTSETAVLLASVSSSRESFTSDEINQLQLVLKLVGMLISHADESAPEASIDSDEFTEAFRSVLQSTSVTGLASGIEKVVYATMPEFDAGMLLAVDTDRRYMRVCSSFGYDGRRVSDFKLETGGGPWGRAVRLGTEVFCDERKELDEMFLSLAANELTWFMERISGRRLPAYCRAVPLVYRGQNVGVLFVEGAEDTLQQRRDSLFDRMLQDLLAFKLKQISVGSGKIEGLDQLPLEGDAVYSLNQVNNILTGIIGKAQLLGFGLRDDEMREKDSVLLNLDMVADEAFQAGEIVKNLQRAIRKEEPLSGEPPTLNLSELLQNVSIVRYGSDPHLHYLRENPTIAFETDLPATAEARGSIDEVRPLLNEVIQYAWDEFGVDERMVIALKDKGDFSYLTISDENLSEEESNVDNYSFRPIGMHPDLSQSDIIADVRNLGVSYHNDTLQDGVRLLCLRFNHSAAVVDETGESIFSILAIDDQEIIRELLSGMLMQLGYSVTVCSSGIEGVEAFGKKHYDLVITDIGLPDIDGWAVAEKIRGRVSDIPIIMISGWGLGQEVEKAKQMGIDHILPKPFRLENLSELIEKVKTRKATA, from the coding sequence ATGACAAGTCTGCCTCTTTGGATGGGATCGGTTCTCACCGCGCTGGTGATAGTATCACTCCTGGCGTTCTCGGATCGTTTCAGTCGCTACGGTCTGGCTGGCTGGAAAACTGCACTTCTCGGCATGGTTCTCATATTTCTCTCGTTTCTTGCACGTGCCGTTTTGTCTATCGACAGTTTCGCGGAATTGTTCATGAGAGGCATTCCGGAGTTTGTTGCGCAGATAGCCGACATCGTGGTCGCTGTCGGAGCTACTATTGTAGCAATGTCGGTATTTGTGGCAGTGCGAAGGCTTGCGATCGATAAGGAGTCGGATAAGCAGAAGGAATCTCAGCTTCAGTTTCTGGACAATCTCAAGAACATCATCTTCGAACCTTACTCTCTCGTCGAAGTTTTGAATTTCTCACTAAATGAGATCTCGCATACACTCGATAACTGTGGAGGGGCGATATTCATCTACAACCCGTCGGCTCGGGATCTCTATCTGTCATCCTCGATAGCGCTCGATCAGGCGCTGGAAAGAAATCTCGAGCGAATAAGCATCGGGGGAGATATTATATCGCGCACTCAGAAGATGTCGAGGTCGCATGCAGTCGGCAAAATGACGAACTCTGACAAGGCTACGCAGGCACTGTTGGCAGGGCGAAGTGTGGATTCGGCGCTGACTGCCCCGCTGATGTCAAGGAACGGTCCCGTCGGTGTGATTGCAATTTTTGGTCAGCAGCCGTACCAATTCTCGAGGCGCGAGTCGGAAATCCTGTGCTCTGCCGCTAACCTGCTCGGCCCGGTCATTGCATCGTTTCGCATGGAGCGTGAAATTCGCAGGCTTAATGATCGAGTCGATTCAACAGTGGAAAAGAGCCGCAGGCAGCTCGAAATTATCGGTGAGCTTGGAGGAAAGAACTCGAAATTGGAGAATATCGGCATTCTGCTCGAACACGCTGAGGAAATTGTGCATGGCGATGGCAGCCTGCTTGCTGTGAGGGCTGCCGATGGTAAGTGGAAGATAATCAGGTCGACCGACGACTCAACATTTGATGTCGATATCTCCGAAAATTTCGCTCGACACTTCGACAAGGCTGTTTCAAATGGCAAGCCTATGATTGTGAAGAGCACATTCAAAAATGGCGCGCAGTCGCGTTTCCTGGTGTTCCCCGTAGAGACAGGGACCTCCGAAACCGCTGTACTGCTTGCATCAGTCTCATCAAGCCGTGAGTCATTTACGTCTGACGAAATCAACCAATTGCAGCTTGTACTTAAACTGGTCGGGATGCTAATCTCGCACGCGGATGAAAGCGCGCCTGAAGCATCCATCGATTCGGATGAGTTCACAGAGGCTTTCAGATCGGTTCTGCAGTCAACCTCAGTCACGGGGCTCGCAAGCGGGATCGAGAAGGTGGTCTACGCGACCATGCCGGAGTTTGACGCGGGCATGCTGCTTGCGGTCGATACAGACAGACGGTACATGAGAGTCTGTTCTTCATTTGGCTACGATGGCCGCAGAGTGAGCGATTTCAAGCTGGAAACGGGGGGAGGACCGTGGGGAAGAGCCGTCAGGCTCGGTACTGAGGTCTTCTGCGATGAGCGCAAGGAACTCGATGAGATGTTCCTCTCCCTCGCAGCTAACGAGCTCACCTGGTTCATGGAGAGAATCTCCGGCAGAAGACTGCCTGCATACTGCCGTGCGGTACCGCTTGTGTACAGAGGTCAGAACGTGGGAGTTCTGTTTGTTGAAGGGGCTGAGGACACACTTCAGCAGAGGCGTGACAGCCTATTCGACAGGATGCTTCAGGACCTGCTTGCATTCAAGTTAAAGCAGATATCGGTCGGCTCCGGTAAGATTGAGGGCCTCGATCAATTGCCTCTCGAAGGCGATGCAGTTTACAGCCTCAATCAAGTGAACAACATACTGACGGGCATTATTGGGAAGGCGCAGTTGCTCGGATTCGGATTGCGCGATGATGAAATGCGCGAGAAAGACAGCGTACTGCTAAATCTAGATATGGTCGCCGATGAGGCATTCCAGGCTGGCGAGATCGTCAAGAATCTGCAGCGGGCAATCAGGAAAGAGGAGCCACTGAGCGGCGAACCACCGACTCTTAATCTCTCAGAGCTTCTGCAGAATGTCTCCATTGTACGATACGGCAGCGACCCGCATTTGCATTATCTGAGAGAGAATCCGACCATAGCGTTCGAGACGGATCTTCCGGCAACTGCTGAAGCACGCGGGAGCATTGATGAGGTAAGACCGTTGCTAAATGAAGTTATCCAGTATGCCTGGGATGAGTTCGGAGTTGATGAGCGCATGGTAATAGCACTGAAAGACAAGGGCGACTTCAGTTATCTTACAATTTCTGATGAGAATCTGTCGGAAGAGGAGTCCAACGTTGACAATTACTCATTCAGGCCAATAGGAATGCATCCTGATCTGTCCCAGAGCGACATCATCGCTGATGTCAGAAACCTCGGGGTATCGTATCATAACGACACTCTGCAGGATGGTGTCCGCCTGTTGTGTCTGAGGTTCAATCACAGCGCAGCCGTTGTCGATGAGACCGGTGAGTCCATATTCAGCATCCTTGCTATTGACGATCAGGAGATAATACGCGAACTTCTCTCGGGGATGTTGATGCAGCTTGGGTACAGTGTAACTGTCTGTTCTTCCGGTATCGAAGGCGTGGAGGCGTTCGGGAAGAAGCACTACGATCTCGTCATAACTGATATCGGGCTTCCCGATATCGATGGCTGGGCTGTCGCGGAGAAGATCAGGGGACGAGTCTCCGATATTCCGATAATCATGATCTCTGGCTGGGGGTTGGGACAGGAAGTGGAAAAGGCGAAGCAGATGGGGATAGACCACATTCTGCCGAAACCATTCCGCCTCGAGAATCTCAGCGAATTAATTGAAAAAGTGAAAACCCGCAAAGCTACTGCCTGA